One Halioglobus japonicus DNA segment encodes these proteins:
- a CDS encoding alpha-ketoacid dehydrogenase subunit beta translates to MAEKTMRDAINEALHQAMAADESVFVIGEDVAGCNGSPSGKVGEVGGVFGVTSGLYKAFGPNRCIDTPISESAIVGAAAGAALVGMRPVAEIMFADFIGVCMDQIVNQMGKFRYMFGGKSKCPAVIRFASGGGFSAAGQHSQAMYQVMTSFPGLKVVVPSNAYDAKGLLLQAIQDDDPVLFFEPKVLYQEACEVPDEMYTIPFGEAAFVREGDDCTVVAFGQMVPRAAQAIDALEAEGISCDLIDPRTTSPLDTDAILESVEATGRLVVVDEAPPRCGLTADIAGLAADRAFKSLKGPIKQVSAPHSPTPFSPELEAAYIPDAAKIMAAIKETMA, encoded by the coding sequence ATGGCAGAGAAAACAATGCGCGACGCCATTAACGAGGCGTTGCACCAGGCAATGGCAGCCGATGAATCCGTATTCGTCATCGGCGAGGATGTGGCCGGCTGTAATGGCAGCCCCAGCGGCAAGGTCGGTGAAGTCGGGGGCGTGTTTGGTGTGACCTCCGGTCTGTACAAAGCCTTTGGACCGAATCGCTGTATCGACACTCCGATCTCTGAATCCGCCATCGTCGGCGCCGCGGCCGGTGCCGCGCTGGTGGGTATGCGCCCTGTCGCTGAGATCATGTTCGCCGACTTTATTGGCGTGTGCATGGACCAGATCGTCAACCAGATGGGCAAATTCCGCTACATGTTTGGCGGCAAGAGTAAATGCCCTGCCGTCATCCGCTTCGCATCGGGCGGCGGTTTCTCCGCCGCGGGCCAGCATAGCCAGGCCATGTACCAGGTAATGACCTCGTTCCCCGGGTTGAAGGTCGTCGTGCCTTCCAACGCGTATGACGCCAAGGGCCTGTTGCTGCAGGCAATTCAGGATGATGACCCGGTGCTGTTCTTTGAACCCAAGGTGCTCTACCAGGAAGCCTGCGAAGTGCCTGATGAGATGTACACCATTCCCTTCGGCGAGGCCGCGTTTGTACGCGAGGGCGACGACTGTACCGTTGTGGCGTTCGGCCAGATGGTGCCCCGCGCTGCACAGGCGATCGATGCACTGGAGGCCGAGGGGATTAGCTGTGATCTGATCGATCCACGCACCACCTCGCCCCTCGATACCGATGCTATCCTCGAAAGTGTTGAAGCCACAGGCCGACTCGTGGTCGTCGATGAAGCACCGCCGCGCTGTGGCCTGACGGCAGATATTGCCGGCCTCGCAGCAGACCGCGCCTTCAAGTCACTCAAAGGACCGATCAAACAGGTGAGTGCACCGCATTCACCCACCCCCTTCTCACCCGAACTTGAAGCGGCCTACATACCGGATGCCGCAAAAATCATGGCCGCAATCAAGGAGACCATGGCATGA
- a CDS encoding biotin/lipoyl-containing protein, protein MSDITAIAVPKWGIEMVEGTINVWNKTVGDTVAKGDEILEMESDKIVNVWESPADGVLRRVLVEEGEARPVGALLGVIAAANVDDASIDSFIADFGGSAPAAEDDSATDNDAPVPAAAANAGPAETLRLAPPPPCATLPQNWVLISIRSPARAAAGASPKMMCAPPPVMAPSQRRQG, encoded by the coding sequence ATGAGCGATATCACTGCCATCGCAGTGCCCAAGTGGGGCATCGAAATGGTCGAAGGCACCATTAACGTCTGGAACAAGACCGTCGGCGACACTGTTGCCAAGGGCGACGAAATCCTCGAAATGGAATCGGACAAAATCGTCAACGTGTGGGAGTCCCCCGCCGACGGTGTGCTGCGCCGGGTACTCGTCGAGGAAGGTGAAGCGCGCCCGGTGGGTGCATTGCTCGGTGTGATTGCCGCTGCAAACGTCGATGACGCCAGTATCGACAGCTTTATCGCTGACTTCGGTGGTAGCGCGCCCGCAGCAGAGGACGACAGCGCAACCGACAACGATGCCCCTGTCCCGGCAGCCGCGGCCAACGCCGGCCCGGCGGAGACGCTGCGACTCGCTCCGCCCCCGCCGTGCGCAACCTTGCCGCAGAACTGGGTGTTGATCTCAATACGGTCACCGGCACGGGCCGCCGCGGGCGCATCACCAAAGATGATGTGCGCGCCGCCGCCAGTGATGGCGCCGAGCCAGCGCCGGCAGGGGTAG
- a CDS encoding dihydrolipoamide acetyltransferase family protein — MGVDLNTVTGTGRRGRITKDDVRAAASDGAEPAPAGVEVIPLSATRQTIAKRLTGAKQDIPHYYLTVNYELDGLLAHRAALNANGNTRVSVNDLLVKCVARALQREPRVNINVIENSIHQYSDSNVSVAIATEDGLYPVTIRAAQNLSTQEIAAATAEFAERARNGALTREDLSDGSFTVSNLGMYGIDNFTAIINPPMGAILALGKGSEQPVVRDGKVTVATIVSATLSCDHRVIDGAIGATFLKVLGEEIASLS, encoded by the coding sequence CTGGGTGTTGATCTCAATACGGTCACCGGCACGGGCCGCCGCGGGCGCATCACCAAAGATGATGTGCGCGCCGCCGCCAGTGATGGCGCCGAGCCAGCGCCGGCAGGGGTAGAGGTCATACCGCTGTCTGCCACGCGCCAAACTATCGCCAAGCGCCTGACGGGAGCCAAGCAGGACATTCCTCATTACTACCTCACCGTTAACTACGAACTCGATGGCCTGCTGGCCCACCGGGCAGCCCTGAATGCCAATGGCAACACCCGCGTGTCAGTCAATGACCTGCTCGTAAAATGCGTGGCGCGGGCTCTGCAGCGCGAGCCGCGCGTGAACATCAACGTCATCGAAAATTCGATTCATCAGTACAGCGATTCCAACGTATCTGTTGCCATCGCCACCGAAGACGGGTTGTATCCGGTAACGATTCGCGCGGCCCAGAACCTGTCTACGCAGGAGATCGCAGCCGCAACCGCAGAGTTCGCCGAACGCGCACGCAACGGCGCCCTGACCCGCGAAGATCTGAGCGACGGGAGCTTTACCGTGTCGAACCTGGGCATGTATGGCATCGATAATTTCACCGCCATCATCAACCCACCGATGGGCGCGATTCTGGCGCTGGGCAAAGGCAGTGAGCAGCCAGTGGTCAGAGACGGCAAAGTCACCGTCGCTACGATCGTCAGTGCCACCCTGTCCTGTGACCACCGGGTCATCGATGGCGCCATCGGCGCCACCTTCCTGAAAGTGCTGGGCGAGGAGATCGCCAGTCTGTCGTGA
- a CDS encoding M28 family peptidase: protein MAAIGWSFSAQQPANDAYSASDDAVFSQQRALAHLNVIAAKPHYLGSAEHERVREYLVGALAQMGLTADIQHQVGTHFRRQYSAADTRNIIARIPGSQPGNALILMSHYDSGLHSSLGASDAGSGVVTILEAVRAFLARGETPLNDIVILLTDGEERGLLGAEAFVGHHPWASQARLILNLEARGSGGPSYMLMETNGGNAHMIRAFSAAGLKHPAANSLMYSLYKQLPNDTDLTVFREQGDIPGFNFAFIDDHFDYHTAQDSVPRLDANTLNHQAEYLTTLLDYFADADLASLESEADWVYFNAPGIGMISYPFAWNLWLVALGVMALGAWSGAIGARVAWVSVSCGEVCWRRHWQLCWFGQSRMSAGSY from the coding sequence GTGGCCGCTATCGGCTGGAGCTTCAGCGCCCAGCAACCTGCCAATGACGCCTACAGCGCCAGCGACGACGCGGTATTCTCACAGCAAAGGGCACTGGCCCACCTCAACGTTATCGCCGCCAAACCGCACTACCTTGGCAGCGCGGAGCATGAGCGGGTGCGTGAATATCTCGTTGGCGCGCTGGCGCAAATGGGCCTGACCGCAGACATACAGCACCAGGTCGGCACGCATTTCCGGCGCCAGTACAGCGCCGCCGACACGCGCAATATCATTGCCCGTATACCTGGCTCTCAACCCGGCAATGCCCTGATACTGATGTCGCACTACGATTCAGGCCTGCACTCATCTCTCGGCGCTTCAGATGCCGGCAGCGGCGTTGTGACGATTCTTGAAGCCGTACGCGCCTTTCTCGCCCGGGGAGAAACACCGCTTAACGACATTGTTATTCTGCTGACCGATGGCGAGGAGCGTGGTCTGCTGGGCGCCGAGGCCTTTGTCGGTCATCACCCCTGGGCCAGCCAGGCGCGACTGATACTCAATCTCGAGGCACGCGGTTCCGGTGGCCCCAGCTATATGCTGATGGAGACCAACGGCGGCAATGCACACATGATCAGGGCCTTCAGCGCCGCCGGCCTGAAACACCCCGCCGCCAATTCACTGATGTACAGCCTGTACAAACAACTGCCCAATGACACTGACCTGACCGTATTCAGGGAACAGGGTGACATCCCCGGCTTTAATTTTGCGTTTATCGACGATCACTTCGATTACCACACAGCTCAGGATTCAGTACCACGCCTGGATGCAAACACGCTCAATCACCAGGCGGAATATCTCACCACGCTGCTCGATTACTTCGCCGATGCCGACCTCGCCTCACTGGAGAGTGAGGCTGATTGGGTGTATTTCAACGCGCCAGGCATCGGCATGATCAGCTATCCGTTTGCCTGGAATCTATGGCTAGTGGCTCTCGGCGTCATGGCCCTGGGGGCGTGGTCTGGCGCGATTGGCGCCAGGGTCGCCTGGGTGTCAGTCAGCTGTGGCGAGGTGTGCTGGCGACGTCACTGGCAGCTCTGCTGGTTTGGGCAGTCACGCATGTCGGCTGGCAGCTATTAG
- a CDS encoding carboxymuconolactone decarboxylase family protein has protein sequence MAIRYSSAADTVSEGDVCSLERPAEAENLSPREKLAIDFGERFATNHLSIDDAYFKRLKDEFTEAEVIELMLHCALYVGMGRLAALLDMTEELPAGFQKPFGQAVSPDADAPIQVR, from the coding sequence ATGGCGATCCGCTATTCCAGCGCCGCGGACACGGTGAGCGAAGGCGACGTGTGCAGCCTCGAGCGCCCGGCGGAAGCGGAGAATCTCAGCCCCCGGGAAAAGCTCGCCATCGACTTCGGCGAGCGTTTTGCCACCAATCACCTGTCGATTGACGATGCGTACTTTAAGCGCCTAAAAGATGAGTTCACTGAGGCCGAAGTCATTGAACTGATGCTGCATTGCGCCCTCTACGTTGGCATGGGACGCCTGGCCGCACTTCTCGACATGACGGAGGAGCTTCCGGCGGGGTTCCAGAAGCCGTTTGGCCAGGCCGTGTCGCCGGACGCCGACGCGCCCATCCAGGTCCGTTAG
- the rimO gene encoding 30S ribosomal protein S12 methylthiotransferase RimO: MTTTDKQKVGFISLGCPKALVDSERILTQLKMDGYDIVPSYEDAEVVVVNTCGFIDSAKQESLDAIGEAMKENGKVIVTGCMGKGDDAQVIQELHPKVLSVTGPAAYEEVVGAVHNWVPPVVNHDPYTDLVPPQGVKLTPRHYAYLKISEGCNHRCSFCIIPDMRGDLVSRPIGDVMDEAERLVRAGVRELLVISQDTSAYGIDTKFRTGFWNGRPLKTHMQQLCEALGEFGVWVRLHYVYPYPHVDKVIPLMADGKILPYLDVPLQHGSPEVLKRMKRPAAAEKALERIAAWRRDCPNITLRSTFIVGFPGETDQDFETLLDFIEEAQLDRVGCFEYSPVKGARANDLPDHVPAEVKKERWERFMALQQQISANKLQQKVGSKVEILIDEVDDQGAIGRSQGDAPEIDGRVFLDGATDLNPGDFVEAEVTGADEYDLWAG; encoded by the coding sequence ATGACGACCACTGACAAACAGAAAGTGGGTTTCATCAGCCTCGGTTGCCCGAAAGCGCTGGTGGACTCAGAACGCATCCTCACCCAGCTGAAAATGGACGGGTACGATATTGTGCCCAGCTACGAAGACGCCGAAGTGGTGGTGGTCAACACCTGTGGCTTTATCGACAGTGCCAAGCAGGAATCGCTCGACGCCATTGGCGAGGCCATGAAAGAGAACGGCAAGGTGATTGTCACCGGCTGTATGGGTAAGGGCGACGACGCCCAGGTGATTCAGGAACTGCATCCCAAGGTGCTGTCGGTGACCGGGCCGGCCGCCTATGAAGAAGTTGTCGGCGCGGTTCATAACTGGGTTCCACCGGTGGTAAACCATGACCCCTACACCGATCTGGTACCTCCGCAGGGCGTGAAGCTGACGCCACGCCACTATGCCTATCTGAAAATCTCCGAGGGCTGCAACCATCGCTGCAGCTTCTGCATTATTCCCGACATGCGCGGTGACCTGGTGAGCCGCCCGATCGGCGATGTCATGGATGAGGCCGAGCGCCTGGTGCGCGCCGGTGTGCGCGAATTGCTGGTCATCTCCCAGGACACCAGCGCCTACGGCATCGACACCAAATTCCGCACCGGCTTCTGGAATGGCCGCCCGCTAAAAACCCACATGCAGCAGCTCTGTGAGGCACTGGGTGAGTTCGGTGTGTGGGTGCGGCTGCATTATGTCTACCCCTACCCCCACGTGGACAAGGTGATTCCGCTAATGGCCGACGGCAAGATTCTGCCTTACCTGGATGTGCCTCTGCAGCACGGCAGCCCGGAAGTGCTCAAGCGGATGAAACGCCCCGCTGCGGCGGAGAAAGCCCTGGAGCGCATTGCCGCCTGGCGACGCGACTGCCCGAACATTACCCTGCGCAGCACCTTTATCGTGGGCTTCCCCGGCGAGACCGACCAGGACTTTGAGACCCTGCTCGACTTCATCGAAGAGGCGCAGCTGGACCGGGTTGGCTGCTTTGAGTATTCACCGGTCAAGGGCGCCCGGGCCAACGACCTTCCCGATCATGTCCCCGCTGAGGTCAAGAAAGAGCGTTGGGAGCGGTTTATGGCGCTGCAGCAGCAGATCAGCGCCAACAAACTGCAGCAAAAGGTAGGTTCCAAGGTCGAGATTCTGATCGATGAAGTTGATGACCAGGGCGCCATTGGTCGCTCCCAGGGCGACGCTCCGGAAATCGATGGTCGCGTGTTCCTCGATGGCGCAACAGACCTCAACCCGGGTGACTTTGTCGAAGCCGAAGTGACGGGCGCCGACGAGTACGATCTCTGGGCAGGCTGA
- a CDS encoding 16S rRNA (uracil(1498)-N(3))-methyltransferase, with amino-acid sequence MAKLEAAGCKTVSLGPRILRVENAVTSLLGRLL; translated from the coding sequence GTGGCAAAACTGGAGGCAGCGGGCTGTAAGACGGTCTCGTTGGGCCCACGTATTCTGCGCGTAGAAAATGCCGTCACATCGCTTTTGGGGCGATTGCTCTAA
- the msrA gene encoding peptide-methionine (S)-S-oxide reductase MsrA, translating to MSLFDIRKKHAMPSAETALPGRSEAMAVPDTHFVSGNPLVGPFPDNLASAMFGMGCFWGVERMFWQLPGVYSTAAGYAAGHTPNPTYKEVCSGQTGHNEVVRVIFDPAQVSFAELLQVFWEGHDPTQGMRQGNDLGTQYRSGIYCYDDAQASEAERTREEFQASLSAAGYGEITTEIIAAPTFYFAEEYHQQYLAKNPGGYCGIGGTGVSCPIGLGVE from the coding sequence ATGAGCCTATTTGATATTCGTAAAAAACACGCCATGCCCTCCGCTGAGACTGCCCTGCCGGGCAGAAGCGAGGCAATGGCCGTACCCGACACCCACTTCGTCAGTGGCAATCCGCTGGTGGGGCCGTTCCCTGACAACCTGGCCTCGGCCATGTTCGGGATGGGCTGTTTCTGGGGTGTGGAGCGGATGTTCTGGCAGTTGCCCGGCGTATACTCCACCGCGGCGGGCTATGCAGCGGGCCATACGCCAAACCCCACCTATAAGGAAGTCTGCAGCGGACAGACCGGCCACAATGAGGTAGTGCGGGTGATCTTTGACCCGGCGCAGGTGTCTTTCGCCGAACTTCTCCAGGTTTTCTGGGAGGGGCATGACCCCACTCAGGGCATGCGTCAGGGCAACGACCTGGGCACACAGTATCGCTCCGGCATTTATTGCTACGATGACGCGCAGGCCAGCGAGGCCGAACGCACTCGTGAAGAATTCCAGGCGTCACTCAGTGCCGCCGGCTATGGTGAGATCACCACTGAAATTATCGCTGCCCCGACCTTCTATTTCGCTGAGGAATACCACCAGCAGTACCTTGCCAAAAATCCCGGCGGCTATTGTGGTATCGGCGGGACCGGTGTCAGCTGTCCGATCGGACTGGGCGTGGAGTAG
- a CDS encoding DnaJ domain-containing protein has protein sequence MPRLILLAAVAIVLYILLKRAQAAPPHKRRGEYIKLALGVAVVGVVILALAGKMHWIGVALTGLLVVLRQLGPTLIRFFPLLASRMGQAAPSGQQSTVATDILSMQLDHDSGELHGEVLEGPYKGWRLADMQREQLDELMAYCQSRDPDSVQLLQGYLEQRFGSYEGAADQTANEEPTGPGGLSRKEALAVLGLDESASDDDIVAAHRKLMQKLHPDRGGNDYLAAKINQAKDFLLG, from the coding sequence GTGCCACGTTTGATTCTGCTAGCGGCTGTCGCCATCGTCCTCTACATCCTGCTAAAACGCGCCCAGGCGGCACCACCGCACAAACGCCGCGGTGAATACATCAAGTTGGCCCTCGGTGTGGCCGTGGTCGGGGTCGTTATTCTGGCACTGGCCGGCAAGATGCACTGGATCGGCGTGGCACTCACCGGTCTGCTGGTCGTGTTGCGTCAGCTGGGTCCCACACTGATCCGATTCTTTCCGCTGCTGGCCTCACGCATGGGCCAGGCAGCCCCCAGCGGCCAACAGTCGACCGTCGCCACCGACATCCTGAGTATGCAACTGGATCACGATAGCGGTGAACTCCACGGCGAAGTACTGGAGGGTCCCTACAAGGGCTGGCGCCTGGCAGATATGCAACGCGAGCAACTGGATGAACTCATGGCGTATTGCCAGTCCCGCGACCCGGATTCCGTGCAGCTGCTGCAGGGCTACCTGGAGCAGCGTTTCGGCAGCTACGAAGGCGCTGCGGACCAAACGGCTAACGAGGAACCGACCGGCCCGGGAGGCCTGAGCCGCAAGGAAGCCCTGGCGGTACTCGGCCTGGACGAAAGCGCCAGCGATGACGATATCGTGGCCGCCCACCGCAAGCTGATGCAGAAACTGCACCCCGACCGCGGAGGCAACGACTACCTAGCCGCCAAAATCAACCAGGCCAAAGATTTCCTGCTGGGCTAA
- the htpX gene encoding protease HtpX, with amino-acid sequence MRILLFLATNMAVLVLVSFVFNLLGLEGILAANGVDLNLSSLLIFCAVFGFGGSLISLLLSKWMAKRGTGTYIIEQPRNRDEQWLVDTVRELAEEAGIGMPEVGVFPSQAANAFATGWNRNDALVAVSAGLLQRFRPEEVRAVMAHEIGHVANGDMITLSLIQGVVNTFVMFLARIIGHTVDRVVFKTERGYGIGYYVVTIVAELVLGMLASMIVFWFSRWREYRADAAGAKLTTNGDMIAALQRLREEQGLPQDLPGELTAFGISEQLKEGFAGLFRSHPPLEDRIRALQAG; translated from the coding sequence ATGCGCATACTGCTCTTCCTGGCGACCAATATGGCGGTATTGGTCCTCGTCAGCTTTGTGTTCAACCTGCTCGGCCTGGAAGGTATTCTGGCCGCCAACGGGGTCGACCTCAATCTAAGCTCACTGCTGATTTTCTGCGCGGTGTTTGGCTTTGGCGGTTCCCTGATTTCACTGTTGCTCTCCAAATGGATGGCCAAACGCGGCACCGGCACTTACATCATTGAGCAGCCGCGCAATCGCGATGAACAGTGGCTGGTCGATACCGTCCGGGAACTGGCAGAAGAAGCCGGCATCGGCATGCCGGAGGTTGGCGTATTCCCCTCACAAGCGGCCAACGCCTTTGCCACAGGATGGAATCGCAACGATGCACTGGTCGCAGTCAGCGCCGGCTTGTTGCAGCGTTTCAGGCCAGAGGAAGTGCGCGCGGTTATGGCTCACGAAATTGGCCATGTCGCGAACGGCGATATGATTACCCTCAGCCTGATCCAGGGCGTGGTGAACACCTTTGTGATGTTCCTGGCGCGTATCATTGGCCACACCGTGGATCGGGTGGTTTTCAAGACCGAGCGCGGCTATGGCATTGGTTACTACGTGGTGACTATCGTGGCTGAACTGGTGCTGGGCATGCTCGCCAGCATGATTGTGTTCTGGTTCTCACGCTGGCGCGAATATCGGGCCGATGCTGCCGGTGCCAAACTCACCACCAATGGCGATATGATTGCTGCGCTGCAGCGACTGCGCGAAGAGCAGGGCCTACCGCAGGACCTGCCCGGTGAACTCACCGCCTTTGGCATTAGCGAGCAGCTCAAGGAAGGCTTTGCCGGGCTATTCCGCTCGCATCCGCCCCTGGAGGACAGGATCCGAGCGCTCCAGGCCGGTTAA
- a CDS encoding DUF1499 domain-containing protein: MQDTSTPKMVNWVGYLAITMLVTLPLAVLTVRSGAWQQGLMLYALSCLGATIIFVLALVLGLLPLYRPHRKALQKRALLALPGTALLLSMVASMGDYPPIHDITTDPDDPPRFTAAPEQRGPDANSLALAPDVVEMAREAYSDLSTLETNLSIEDAFAKAKQTALDLGWDIYREDLNTGYLEAVSTTALMGFKDDVAIRITSNESGTMVDLRSVSRVGRSDLGANAARIRKFTEAFYQE; encoded by the coding sequence ATGCAGGACACTTCAACTCCCAAGATGGTCAACTGGGTGGGTTACCTGGCCATTACCATGCTGGTCACACTGCCACTGGCCGTTCTTACGGTGCGCTCAGGCGCATGGCAACAAGGTCTGATGCTGTACGCACTAAGCTGTCTGGGTGCCACCATTATCTTCGTTCTGGCGCTGGTGCTGGGCCTGTTACCACTCTACCGCCCGCACCGGAAAGCCCTGCAGAAACGCGCGCTGCTGGCACTGCCCGGCACAGCGCTGCTTCTGAGCATGGTGGCCAGCATGGGCGACTATCCGCCCATTCATGACATCACCACAGACCCGGATGATCCGCCCCGCTTCACTGCTGCCCCGGAGCAGCGCGGCCCGGACGCCAACAGCCTGGCGCTGGCCCCGGATGTCGTTGAGATGGCCCGTGAGGCCTACAGTGATCTCTCGACACTGGAGACCAACCTGAGCATCGAAGATGCGTTCGCCAAGGCCAAGCAAACAGCGCTGGACCTGGGCTGGGATATTTATCGCGAGGACCTCAACACAGGTTATCTCGAGGCTGTCTCCACTACGGCCCTCATGGGCTTTAAGGACGACGTCGCCATTCGCATTACCAGCAACGAGTCCGGCACTATGGTGGATCTGCGCTCGGTGTCCCGCGTGGGCCGCTCTGATCTGGGCGCCAATGCCGCCCGTATTCGCAAGTTCACCGAAGCGTTCTACCAGGAATAA
- a CDS encoding S1C family serine protease — MKSVLPALLSLMLLAVSLPGTAKDVDYLTFATEDERNSTEIFGKASPSVVYVTNTALRRSLFSRNVQEIPRGAGSGFVWNDSGLIVSNYHVIAGAHRLIVTLDNQREFEAELIGVAPEKDLAVLRLEEPPEDLVSLPLGDSSELSVGRKVLAIGNPFGLDTTLTTGVVSALGREIQSPSGRTIRGVIQTDAAINPGNSGGPSLTPWANWLA, encoded by the coding sequence ATGAAGTCTGTTTTACCGGCGCTGCTAAGCCTGATGCTGCTGGCCGTATCCCTCCCGGGCACGGCCAAAGACGTGGATTACCTGACCTTTGCCACGGAAGACGAACGCAACAGCACCGAGATCTTCGGCAAGGCCAGCCCCTCCGTGGTGTATGTCACCAACACGGCACTGCGGCGCAGCCTGTTCTCGCGCAACGTACAGGAGATTCCACGTGGCGCGGGCAGCGGCTTTGTGTGGAACGACAGCGGCCTGATTGTAAGTAACTATCACGTCATCGCCGGCGCTCACCGCCTGATCGTCACCCTGGATAATCAGCGCGAATTCGAAGCTGAGCTCATTGGCGTGGCTCCGGAAAAAGACCTGGCGGTACTGCGCCTTGAAGAGCCGCCGGAGGATCTTGTCAGCCTGCCTCTGGGTGACTCATCGGAACTGTCAGTGGGACGCAAGGTACTCGCCATCGGCAACCCTTTTGGCCTGGACACAACTTTGACCACTGGCGTGGTCAGCGCCCTGGGTCGAGAAATCCAATCGCCCAGCGGCAGAACCATACGCGGCGTTATCCAGACCGACGCGGCCATTAACCCGGGCAACTCCGGCGGCCCCTCCTTAACTCCTTGGGCCAACTGGTTGGCGTGA
- a CDS encoding S1C family serine protease — translation MNTAIYSPSGASAGIGFAIPVNTVKDVVPQLIAYGRILHPIIGVELASDSWIQRYRIDGVPIVHVYPGLPAAEAGLTGARRVSRREVELGDIITHVDGVRVRNRDDYLSALEKRKPGDTVTIRTRREEEELSFEVRLIESQ, via the coding sequence GTGAACACGGCCATCTACAGCCCGAGCGGCGCCAGTGCGGGCATTGGCTTTGCGATTCCGGTCAATACGGTCAAAGACGTGGTGCCACAGCTCATTGCCTACGGCCGCATTCTCCACCCCATCATCGGTGTGGAACTGGCTAGCGATAGCTGGATTCAACGCTACCGGATTGATGGCGTTCCTATCGTGCACGTATACCCGGGCCTGCCTGCGGCGGAAGCAGGACTGACAGGCGCGCGGCGGGTCTCCCGGCGCGAGGTGGAACTGGGCGACATCATCACCCACGTTGACGGGGTCCGGGTACGTAATAGGGATGACTACCTGAGTGCACTAGAGAAGCGTAAGCCCGGGGATACGGTGACTATTCGGACACGGCGGGAAGAGGAAGAGCTGAGCTTTGAGGTTCGGTTGATTGAGTCACAGTGA